The Equus asinus isolate D_3611 breed Donkey chromosome 14, EquAss-T2T_v2, whole genome shotgun sequence genomic sequence gggccagcccctgtaggagtttgattttaaaagtaaatggttCTGAATGAGGTCAAGGTGTGGTTTGGGAATAAGTTGTCAAAATCAAGATAACTGaactatttataattaatttgggGGAATAACCTTGGATAATGGAAGTGGAACCAGAGGTCTGGACCCAGGTAACAATCCCAAAGAAGGTGAACATGACATTGATTCCAGGAGAAATTGTAGAAGCAGAGAAAAGCTGTGGAAGAGGAGATTATTATGAAGGAGTTGATATGGGTTTGTATAAGAACCTGTGTAATTTGAATTTAACTAATTTTTTAGGCTAATAAAGTGtccttatttttgcttaaagtccTGTACCCTGGCCCCCAAATTCAACTGTTTTTTGTGTTTGGTGCAGATGGCACTTCACAATAGCACATATGGGGAAAAAGAGATACAGGGTTTTAACTGAAAGCTCAGTAGAATTTGAGTATAATTTGATTTTCGTAAGTTAATGTAACACTGcaaataaggtttttttttttttttgaggaagagtagccctgagctaactgctgccaatcctcctctttttgctgaggaacactggccctgagctagcatccatgcccatcttcctttactttatatgtgggacgcctgccacagcatggcttttgccaaatggtgccatgtccgcacctgggatccgaaccagcaaaccccaggctgctgagaagcagaacgtgtgaacttaactgctgcaccactgggccggccccaagaaaaaATATGGAATAGATGGATACTTTCTTAACATGAGATGTATCTTTTAAACCAAGAGTCAGTATTTAAGAATGAAATGCTGAAAATATTCCgttaaattcaaaacaaaacaaagatgctCATTATGAGCATTAACATTGTCCTTGTCCAGGCAGTATGATACAAGTGAAAGAAGTATACCTGGGACAGGATAAGTGATGTTTGGAAACTTATGATTATGTTGGGAATAAACTGGAAAAGTATTAGAATTAGTATTTGGTACGATGAAAGAGGGCCGTAATCTATAGTATATATTCTGTATAGCAACTCTAATctatataaagataaaatgaaagatttttttacaactaaaataagggaaaaaaggcATTCTTGGTATAGTTGGGGTGGTAAGCACAAAGCATCAGATGTGGGTTTGAGTTATTCACATTAGTAAACTTGTTTATGTAAAACTATTCGTCTGGGGCTCTTTTTGAAAACCTGCTTTTCAAAACAGCTTTAAACTTTAATTGTGGATAAGGTTAATGGTAAATTATGGAGAGGATTTGTTTGAATAGGTACTACCGGTAACAGGTACAAATTTGACCACCTCAACATTGAGTACCTCCCAGTCATTCTGTTTTTCAGACCCTTCTAGAAATACACAGAGAATAtacaaattctttttctctttttttctttttctttctttctttttttttttggcgaggaagattggccctgagctaacatctgtgccagtcttcctctatttatgtgggatggtgccacagcatggcttaatgagcagtgtgtaggcctgcacctgggatccgaacctgtggaccctaggctgctgaagcagagcatgcaaacttaaccattatgcaactgggccggcccctacaaatACTCTTTTAATGGCAATCTAGGATTcctattgtatggatgtatcataaTCTAACCAGTCTCCCATCAAAGACCATTTAGGTGGTTCCAGACTTTAGCTGTTAGAAATAATGCAGTGAATCAATTTCTAAAAATGGAATTGCAGAATCAAAGTTTTTGAGTATTTGTAATTTTGACCGTCATTtccaaattgctctccataaaGGTCCTATCAGTTTAGTTTCCACCGTGGATGAGAGTGCCTGTTTAGCCACACCAGTTTCACAGTGAGTCATCAAATTTGAAGTTTTGCCAGTCTGATTggagaaaaattaacatttataacGAATGACGTTGTGTGCTCTAcctatgttttcctttccttcaaccGTCCATTCgttttgctcatttttgttttttttcccttttccttctccccaaagcccccagtacgtagttgtatgttctagttgtaggtccttctggttgagctgtgtgggacgctgcctcagcatggcctgacgagcagtgctaggtccacacccaggatcctaaccggcgaaaccctgggctgctgaagtagagtgcatggACTtgagcactcggccacggggctggcccctgctcctTTTTCTGTTACTGGTtgatcttaaattctttttatgtCGTCTTTATGTATTAGAGAAAGTAGCCATTTCTCTGTGATGTGTGCAATGTTTACATCATCAGAGACTCAGCATGGAAGAAAGAGCACAGAATTTGAAGCCAGAGGGCCCCAGTTTGTGTCCCTACTCTGCTGTATGTTAGTGGTCTGATTTTTGAGAAaaagtcatttcatttctctACATCACAcctgtaaaataaatataatgtccACCTTGTAGGGTAGTTGTGAAAAGAACTGGACTTGGGTGGCTGTCAGAAAAACCCAGGTTCTCAGCCAGCTCTCCTCTCATCTCTCAGACCTTGAGTTTGGCCCTGAATATGCCGTGGAAGTTTCATGACTCTTCTGGGATGTTCGTCTTCCTGGCATGTTCCCCTCCTGCACAGTTTTTATCCAGGTGATTGCTGCTGGTTTTTAAAAACCTGCCTAATCTTGTTACTTCCTAGTTAAAGTCTCCTCTAAGCTTCCTGGGCGGTTTTGCTACCTTAAGAACATCTGTGTTACTGATAATGTGAATAAGTTTGTGTTTCCTTCCCGTGAACTAGCACCTTGGGGATGTCTCTCTAAATTTTCTATCATCCATACAGTGTGGTGCAGTGTGGCACATGCTAGATGCTCAGTGAACACTTGACCGAGTGTCTGATGAATGGCCTTTAAGTATATTTTCCTTGTCATTTCGCCTTACGGGACATGTTATAATCCAGTTTTCTAGAGTGAATACGTGTTGGTGGTCCCCAAGACAAACCCCAGGTTCAGTGATTTGCTAGGACTCAGCATATAATTTTACTCATGGCTATAATTTATTACAGTGTAAGAAAGCCACATGAACCAAGGGACAAGTTGCTTGGGCTGAAGGTCTGAGTAGACCAGGCGTAAGCTTCCAAGGGTCCTCGCCCAGGGGACTCTCAGGATGCAAGTGTGCAATGTGGCCTCCCAGAGAGGCTCGTTAGGGACTTGGGGCCCAAGGGTTTTATTGGGGCCTGCTCCTATAGGCACTTTCTGCTTAGCACGTACCAAACTCAAGACTCCTAGAAGGAAAACAGGTGTTTAGCATAAACCACATTGTTTGCACAAACAGTTTGAGGGACACTGAGCCATTCTTAGCTGGGAATGGTGGGAACCCTTCCAAAACCCAAGTTCTCAGATGCCAGCCAAGGGTCAGCTTTGCAAGCAGACCTCTCTAAAGATAGCAGTCTCAAGCTTGTtctgttaactcttttctgcacagaCTATAGTTCAGGTTTAAGGCATTTTTCTCTGATGTGCAAGGCCTaacttcatatttaaaaattgtttagttATTTAGTGGACAGGTCATCTCTAGAATACACGATTAATTATACTCAGGCAGAACAGTGTCACATATATTTGTAGTGGTTTATTCTGTTGCCTGCACTGTATATAGACACCGTCCGTTATGTGGACACTGATGCCCATCTTGCACCTTGTCatcttatttcttattcttaTGTTTTTGGTGTAGGGTGTTCATATATAGCAatcactgcattttttttttttttcatggcctCTTGGCCCTTTCAGGTAATAGTATTCCAAACCTAGGAGGACAAAAAATGCATGGTGGGGCCAAATGTTATACTTAATGTCtgctagttttgtttttgttttttgtgtttttttgagaaagattagccttgagctaacatctgccgccaatcctcctctttttgctgaggaagattggccctgagctaacgtctgtgcccatcttcctccattttatatgtgggatgctgcctcggcatggcttgacaagtggtgcataagtccacgctcaggatccaaactggcgaaccccaggccgctgaagcagagaccgcaaacttaaccactacaccactgggccagccccatctgctagtttttgtttgtttgttttttaatagactattttttagagcagttttaggatcatagcaaaattgagcggAAAGCACAGTTTCCATACACTGCTTGCCCCTACACATgtacagcctcccccactatgaATATCCCACAGTGGTACCTTTGTTAGAACAATCGATGGACCTACATTGGcacgtcattatcacccaaagtccatacttaatattagggttcacttttggtggtgtacattctctGGGTTTTGACAAGTGTGTAATGACAAGTATCCATCATTAGAGTATCCTGGAgtataatttcactgccctaaaaatccttttttccgcctattcatccctctTGTTTTTTGGATGTGAACTTAAATTCTTTGGCGATTTTCAGCTTTCTTAAATCAATGTGTCCTTTGTTCACCACCATAACTGTTACTTTGTAACTTGTACGCAAGATTCTGCAAGATAGAAATACCTTTAAATAAAGTAAACTTAGTTTaagttttatcttatttaagACAATTAAACATTTGAAGTTGCATTCATTACAATTTAAGGTTCTTGATAGATAAGTTGAGGAAATTGTGAATGAGTTGGTACTCCAAGACTTAGGGTCAGAAAGTCACATAAATAGCTCTCCAAGAATCTCAAGGGTTTCTAATCTTAGGTAGGAAGGATTTTTCTCTTCAACTCTTAGGGGAGAGCAGTTGATGCTGGTTAAGATCTGATTCCTTAGCAGCTGGGCTTTGGGGAGTTTTGTTTCTTAACCTGTGGCTGAGAATAACAGATTTTTCTAACCTTTTTTCTAATAGCTCTCTGGCTAAAAGAAATTTGGCCTTGAGCTGTTAGCATAGGAGttgattagttttgtttttaaggagacCACAATGCTAGAGAAGACAAACTACACGTTTTTATTTATATACCTTATAAGTGCAGTGCCGGAGAATACAAACTATACGTTTTCCAACAGACATGACAGTGAATTTGGGGGATTTTATTTGTGAGTGTTGCATTCTTAGAAGCCATTCAGTGACTGTTTTGAAAATGTTCCCTCCCTTCCAAagtgagacatttctcacatctTCCCACATTGAATAACCATTCTATCTTGCTTAAATCTTTTTTGGACACTGGAGgaataattcttttccttttaaaaaattatcctttgaccTTTTAAAACTACTATAGTTGGGATCTCtactttattttaatgtaaaaatcacAGATTAATTCTTATGCAAGCCATTTTGAtcttaaggatttttaaaaattctgatttacAGTTCTTAGAGAAACCTCACTTTCCTTTGAGcagactttttaaagtttttccctCTAACTTAGTTTTTCGGTGGCAGAGAACATCTGGGTATGTTCCGAATGTGCTTGAGTTACTATATCTAAAGGTGACATTGGCATTTCATAATCTGCAGGTTCCAGTTGGTGTGAGGCAACTAGGCAAACTTTACACGAGCACAGCTTGCTACCTTTGGGCTCTGCCACCGAACTTCTTTTGCAGCGGGAGGAGACCTCACCCTATAGCATACTGGTGAGGTAATTTGAACCTTAAATAGTTGCTGGCTCTTGAAAGAAGGATAACATGATTTAGGGGACAGGCCAGAACTCAGTCTCAGTGGCCTCAGGCACTCTGGCTTCTTGCACTGGAGACAGTTGCCAAGTTGCACCAGAGGCGGCTGTCTTCACTGTCTGCACAGGCAGTGAGTGCGGGCTCCAGTTCTATGGTGTGCGTGCCCAAGGCCTGCAGAGGCCTCAGCTTGTTTGAAAGCCAGTCTGGGGAGTATTTtcaggctatatgatactaaggCTTATGGAAGGGAAGTGATGTAAGGTAGCTAAGGAAGTTTCAGCGTAGAATAGAGAACAGGATGAAATGGAGAAGAGATACTTGAAATAGGAAGATAAGCTAGTAGATTGTTACTGTAAGAAATTTAGAGGCCTCCTGTGTGAgaattaaaatgaaggaaaattgtTCAAGATATTCTCAAGAGTAATTGCCCACCTCCCTACAGCACTTTACCTTGTCAGGAGTGCTTTATCATTTGTGTGATATATACTTAGAATGTTATGAAAGAGGCAGAGATCTctgttttgcagataagaaaatcaAGACCCAGAGAGATGAACTGGTTTGCCCCCAAGGTTACTTTGCAAATGGTGAGACTGGGGAAACCCCAGTCTTCTGGGTTATTTGAATATACATCAGAAATCAATAGAAGTGACAGCGGTCTCAGGGCTGAGAATAGTGTCTTAAAGCCTAGAATATATGAAAAATTGGCTATGAGATAATAAGCCTCGTTATTTAGGAGAAGCAGTTTCCACAGGGGAGTGGGGTAGGGGGTCATGGAGCAGAAAGCACCTCTGTCCTggtttccttctgctctgaagccCGGCGGTACCAAACCCCCGTTCTGCCACGCTGCAGTCTATTTCACTAGCCTGTGTCTGGTAGAGGTACTGTTGTCCTCTAGCATTATAGTGGGAAATCGGTAAGCATAGTGAAAGGTTAACATAAGAAAAACGACTCATTTAGGAAACTACTAGTTTAGGAGATACTTGACTGTCTATCATTTACTGGCTATTGTGAGCATTAGTAAGCAATGCATGATCAGTTCAAAGACTGAATTGCTTGCAGTAAACTAATAAGTATGATTTGGTTTACATTGTGATTTAATTATTTCTGAGAGATGCTATTTGAATTACACAACCAGTTTCACTAAGTATaaccctcctcttccccctcgaTTATAAAAGTGGAGTAtaggggccagcactgtggctgagtggttaagtttgtgggctctgctttggtggcccggagttctccagtttggatcctgggggtggatcTGTACACccctcatcaaaccatgctgtggtggtgtcccatgtaagaactagaatgacttagactaggatatacaattatgtactggagcttttggggggaaaaaaagaagaggaagattgacaacagttgttacctgcaaggccaatcttccttaccaaaaaaaaaaaaagtgttaaaaaaaaagatcctttaGGCTTAAAAAAATGGGGTACGTACTGGATGGAAATGGGGTACTACGTACAGAGTCTCTTGGTATCCTAACCCACCCCAAAAGGGTTTGATATGGTTTGATATGTCTTTTTGGATTATATCTCCGCCTTTCACAtctataaataatataatgttatgttgATGCTATGGTTCATCTACACGGGGAGAGTGAGGACTTTAGCCAATTTGACTGGGAgtaggaggaggagaaatgggaaaGATTTCATAGAGGACATGAATATTAACTTGGTTTTTGACCAGTGTGAAAGTATTTTCCAGGCAGGAACACTGACACGTATTCTAGGCAGGGGCAGAAGAACAAAGGGCAGAAGTATGCAGTTTTGGCAGTTAACACGTTATGACTGGGTACATGTGGGGATGAGGTGAGGAAGTGTCTAGTCTTATGTAAGACTTAGGAAATAGTGAATGGTCTGGGATTCCCGATGTTGTAACTGAGCCGTGGACTTAGCATACAGCGGCGTGGATATGAGAGTTTACCAGACACGTAAAATTGTGGCCTCACAATAGGAATGAAGAGTCAGAGCTCTTGCCTTCTTGTACAATTTTCTGTTTCCTGTGGTTATCAGACAATGGTATATGACGGATATCACAGAAATCaggtaaaataaatcaaatgtagCGTTGTGATgacttaatttctttattataaGCAGTTGTTTGGTAGTCATAAAAATGTAGAACCTTGGTGTGGTGGTGCTTGTTTCCTCGAGGTGATTAGTCTTTGGGATGATGAAGATAGAAACCTTTAGAAATGCCCTTATTGAAAGAAGGTTAATCCCTGTTGGCTGCCTCAGCTCCGAAGTACTAGCTCATCCCTCCATCTTTTGTATTGCTAATTGTGTTCATTCAGACACTAAGGAATACGAGTTCCCCAAGTGGCGAAAACATCTCAGTGGGCAGACTCAATCCCATGGTCCCAATTTTGACTTTCTTTCTGAGGTTTATAATTCATATGATCAAACACGAGCACAAAAGCCTCCTAGTTTCTTAAAAGTCATCCTGAAGTTGACTCAATATATTCTCACCCAGAAGGAGTGGGACTCAAGCTTAGCAGACAGGGCAAGATTAGAAGGCAACTGTCgttctgttttcttaaaaaactgTTGAGGTTTATAAGCCATCTAGACTTAAAATACCCAGGATTGGTATGTATGTAATGTTACACGATAGAACTGTGGACTTTTTGCCATTTAGATCAAAATTTGATTTCTCATGTAAGAGCTAGACTTGCTAGTTCTTTCATGGGACAGCTATGTGGTAAGCATGTGTCCTCTTCTAGGGAGGAACCAGGGGTTCAGGCACCATTGATCTGGCTgcagttttttccttctttgttgctTGTTCCACCTCCATCCGCCTTCCATACAACCCCATAGCCTGACTTCTCTATCTGTTAATCACTGTAATCAACTGATAGATCTGTTTGTGTTTTAGTGGCATAAACATGATTAACCCAACTGACATCATCTGTACCGTAACAACTCTTTATTCTGTCTCTAATAGGTGACAGAGCTGAATGAGCCGCTGTCCAATGAAGAAAGAAACCTCCTTTCTGTGGCCTACAAGAATGTGGTTGGGGCACGCCGTTCTTCCTGGAGGGTCATTAGTAGCATTGAGCAGAAGACCTCTGCAGATGGCAATGAGAAGAAGATAGAGATGGTCCGTGCTTACCgtgaaaaaatagagaaggagtTGGAAGCGGTCTGTCAGGATGTGCTGAGCCTGCTGGATAACTACCTGATCAAGAATTGCAGTGAGACCCAGTATGAGAGCAAAGTGTTTTACCTGAAGATGAAAGGGGACTATTATCGCTACCTGGCTGAAGTAGCCACTGGAGAGAAAAGGGCAACTGTCGTGGAGTCATCTGAGAAGGCCTATAGCGAAGCCCATGAGATCAGCAAGGAGCACATGCAGCCTACTCACCCCATTAGATTAGGCCTGGCTCTTAACTACTCCGTTTTCTACTACGAGATCCAGAATGCCCCAGAGCAAGCATGCCACTTGGCCAAGACCGCTTTCGATGACGCCATCGCTGAGCTCGACACTCTCAACGAGGACTCCTACAAGGACTCCACTCTCATCATGCAGCTCCTCCGTGACAACCTAACGCTCTGGACAAGCGATCAGCAAGACGACGATGGTGGAGAAGGCAACAATTAAGGCCCCCAGGTGGACTGGCAGCGCACGCTGATGCTACTACtgcagtctttatttttttcccatgagTTGGGGTCgggtgggggagggaaagggagggctGACCTTCCTAGGGAGAAACCCACGACCTGTCCTGTCTTTGATCGCCTCTTTGACATTTTTGCCAAAATACCACTAGTGGAAAGTCAGGCTAGCTGTGCTGGTATTGGAATAGCAGCCTCACACTGGCATATGGACTGTTCTGTAGATTCATGCAAGTGGAGCTGTCTGTCTTTAATTTAACTTATTGCTAGGTAATAGGgtttaagatgaaaagaaaacttaaatggAATGGCCCTCATTCAATAAGTTCTGTGGTTCCAGTAAGGATTTTTATGTACATATGCTCTTGTCTTAAGTTTTGGGTACTTTCTATCTCATCTGTTTTAGCTGTGCAGTTTTTTTAGGGCGTACTCTACCAGACATGGAATAGTTTAAATCCCAAACTGACAG encodes the following:
- the YWHAG gene encoding 14-3-3 protein gamma, whose product is MVDREQLVQKARLAEQAERYDDMAAAMKNVTELNEPLSNEERNLLSVAYKNVVGARRSSWRVISSIEQKTSADGNEKKIEMVRAYREKIEKELEAVCQDVLSLLDNYLIKNCSETQYESKVFYLKMKGDYYRYLAEVATGEKRATVVESSEKAYSEAHEISKEHMQPTHPIRLGLALNYSVFYYEIQNAPEQACHLAKTAFDDAIAELDTLNEDSYKDSTLIMQLLRDNLTLWTSDQQDDDGGEGNN